A window of Desulfuromonas soudanensis genomic DNA:
ATCCTGAACGAAGGGGTGAAAGAGCCCCATGGCGTTGGATCCGCCGCCGATGCAGGCCACGGCCAGATCGGGAAGGCGGCCTTCGGCGGCCAGGATCTGCTCCCGCGTTTCACGGCCGATAATCGCCTGGAAATCCCTGACCAGCATCGGATAGGGATGGGGACCGGCGACGGTGCCGATCACATAAAAAGTGTCCCGGACATGGGTGACCCAGTGCCGCAGGGCGTCATTCATGGCGTCCTTGAGCGTTGCCGTCCCGCTCGTCACGCCGTGGACCTTGGCGCCGAGAAGCTTCATGCGAAAGACGTTGATGGACTGACGGCGGATGTCCTCGGTCCCCATGAAAATCTCGCATTCCATCCCGAAGAGTGCGGCCACCGTCGCCGTGGCCACACCGTGCTGGCCTGCCCCGGTTTCAGCGATGACCCGCCGTTTCCCCATCCGCCGGGCAAGGAGAATCTGGCCGACGGTGTTGTTGATCTTGTGGGCGCCGGTATGGTTGAGATCCTCCCGCTTGAGGTAGATTTTCGCCCCGCCGAGATGCTCGGTCAGGCGACGGGCAAAATAGAGGGGACTCGGGCGGCCGACATAGTTCTTCAGGTAGTCGTCGAGTTCCTCGAAAAAACCCGGATCGGACAGGGCCGCCCTGTAGGCCTCCTCGAGTTCGATAAGGGCCGGCATCAGCGTCTCGGCCACATAGCGGCCGCCAAAGAGACCGAAATGGCCGCGGGCGTCGGGAAAATCGTACATCGGTTGGGTTTCCTTCTGCTAAGTCGCAGGAATCAACGCCCGGCGCCTTGTCCGGGAGGAGAGTCAGGGGTTTGCTGGAATGTTCCAGTTCTCTGCATTTTGAGCGGCGAGGATAAAGGCCGCAACCTTCTGCGGATCTTTTTTGCCCGGAGCCGCCTCGACGCCGCTGGAAACGTCGACGCCGTAGGGGGAGACGGTTCGCACCGCCTCGGCGACGTTTTCCGGAGTCAGCCCTCCGGCAAGGATGACCGGGCGCTGCCGGGCGACGAGACGGGCAAGCTCCCAGTTGAATGTCTTTCCGCTGCCGCCGTAATTCCCCGCCACCCAGGTGTCGAGGAGCAGGGCCGAAACCGGGAAGGCTTCATGACCGGCAAGGCTCGCCTCGTCGCGGACGCGCAGCGCCTTGATGACCCGCCGCGGCGCGAAGTCGCAGTCTGCCGGTCCCTCATCGCCGTGGAGCTGGACGACATCGAGGGCGCATTCCTCGGC
This region includes:
- the trpB gene encoding tryptophan synthase subunit beta, with protein sequence MYDFPDARGHFGLFGGRYVAETLMPALIELEEAYRAALSDPGFFEELDDYLKNYVGRPSPLYFARRLTEHLGGAKIYLKREDLNHTGAHKINNTVGQILLARRMGKRRVIAETGAGQHGVATATVAALFGMECEIFMGTEDIRRQSINVFRMKLLGAKVHGVTSGTATLKDAMNDALRHWVTHVRDTFYVIGTVAGPHPYPMLVRDFQAIIGRETREQILAAEGRLPDLAVACIGGGSNAMGLFHPFVQDPEVRLVGVEAAGLGIDTGKHAASIGAGQIGVLHGNKTFLLQDEQGQIEHAHSISAGLDYPGVGPEHAHLHDIGRAEYVSVTDDEALRAFMALTEMEGIIPALESSHAIAHVMKIAPALPRETLIAVCLSGRGDKDIHTVAEAMGVEL
- a CDS encoding phosphoribosylanthranilate isomerase is translated as MIRVKICGMTNVEDALHACACGADALGFVFYDKSPRCLTAARARDIIARLPPLVTTVGLFVNEEPGRIREIAEECALDVVQLHGDEGPADCDFAPRRVIKALRVRDEASLAGHEAFPVSALLLDTWVAGNYGGSGKTFNWELARLVARQRPVILAGGLTPENVAEAVRTVSPYGVDVSSGVEAAPGKKDPQKVAAFILAAQNAENWNIPANP